A single window of Triplophysa dalaica isolate WHDGS20190420 chromosome 14, ASM1584641v1, whole genome shotgun sequence DNA harbors:
- the ints4 gene encoding integrator complex subunit 4 isoform X1 — protein sequence MAAHLKKRVYEEFSKVVVQQVSLEEVPAKKLRLTKPSKSAALHLDLCKASSPTDALQHLLSFARKPVEAESVEGVARILLEHYYKESDNSVRLKIASLLGLLSKTQGFSPDCIVDDAVNVLNNEKSHQVLAQLLDTLLIIGTQLPDKTAVIQRLIDVACKHLSGTYFGVRNKCLQLLGCLGTVDKPLNKETDPGPAGQTALIRDVQSVISDYFQDQDPRVRTAAIKAMLQLHERGMKIQQNIYNQACKLLNDDYEQVRSAAVQMVWVLSQLYPESIVPIPSSNEEIRLIDDSFGKICHMVSDGSWVVRVQAAKLLGSMHQVSPHFLEQTLDKKLMSDLRRKRTAHERAKELYASGEFSSGRRWADDAPKEKVDTSGVNLIDSGACGAFVHGLEDEMYEVRIAAVEALCSLAQSSPSFAEKCLDFLVDMFNDEIEEVRLQSIHALRQISTHITLREDQLDTVLAVLEDKSRDIREALHELLCYTNASTKDCIQLALLELLKNLSKYPTDRNSVWKCLKFLGARHPTLVLPIVPELLSTHPYFDTPEPDMDDPAYIAVLVLVFNAAKSCPTMPALFSDHTFCHYAYLRDSLSHLVPHLRLPGRKQTAGSEASGVASGSLESARTFLQDSIVRVSALQNLESPGAQDLLEFTIRDLQRLGELQTELAGSADFCATYLRCQLLLTKALQEKLWTMAVPLCLKQNAKVSTAARQILDETYKLEFLYSGLETQQIATIHNVRLQAKALQLILAARSKRGVDRVLGVCEKFLQDVESFQRLFVMELPHFQDSFVEKLLELMPRLVACKPADLVKILQTTLRQSRFIHLKLPKQIHRASATIIEPTGESDNPLRFTSGLVVALDVDATLEHVQDPQTTVKVQVLYPDGLSHIIHPKPGDFRTPGPGRVRLVTQVYLSHSAWTEPCQIEVRLLLAYSSSSKLSASKPAWNDSMDGLPTSESSIEGTIHLSKPVKVFIMPKPSRR from the exons ATGGCAGCTCATCTTAAGAAACGCGTTTACGAGGAGTTTTCTAAAGTAGTCGTACAG CAGGTGTCTCTTGAAGAGGTACCTGCGAAGAAGCTTCGGCTGACCAAACCCAGTAAATCAGCAGCTCTTCATTTGGACCTGTGTAAAGCCAGCAGCCCCACAGACGCCCTGCAGCATCTCCTTAGTTTCGCACGCAAGCCGGTGGAGGCCGAGAGCGTGGAGGGGGTGGCGCGCATACTGCTGGAGCATTATTACAAG GAGTCTGATAATTCTGTCAGGTTGAAGATTGCTTCTCTGCTGGGATTACTGTCAAAGACACAGGGCTTCTCTCCAGACTGCATAGTAGACGATGCTGTCAACGTTCTCAACAATGAAA AGTCTCATCAGGTGTTGGCTCAGCTGTTGGACACTCTGCTGATCATTGGTACTCAACTCCCAGACAAAACTGCAGTTATTCAGAGACTTATTGATGTAGCGTGCAAG CATCTGTCCGGCACGTATTTTGGGGTGAGGAACAAGTGTCTGCAGCTCTTGGGTTGTCTAGGAACGGTAGATAAACCTCTCAATAAAGAGACTGATCCAGGACCAGCAGGACAGACGGCACTCATACGAGATGTGCAAAGTGTCATCAGCGACTACTTTCAGGACCAGGACCCTCGCGTCCGCACTGCTGCCATTAAAGCAATG CTGCAGCTACATGAAAGAGGAATGAAAATTCAACAGAATATTTACAACCAG GCCTGTAAGCTCTTGAATGATGATTATGAGCAGGTTCGCTCAGCAGCAGTGCAGATGGTTTGGGTTCTGAGTCAGCTTTACCCTGAAAG TATTGTTCCCATACCCTCGTCCAATGAGGAGATCCGACTTATAGACGACTCATTTGGGAAGATCTGTCACATGGTCAGCGATGGCTCGTGGGTTGTCAGAGTGCAAGCTGCTAAACTGCTG GGCTCTATGCACCAAGTCAGTCCTCATTTCCTGGAGCAGACTTTAGACAAGAAACTGATGTCAGATCTGAGG AGAAAGCGCACGGCTCACGAGCGAGCTAAAGAGCTGTACGCTTCTGGAGAGTTCTCGTCTGGACGCCGCTGGGCCGATGATGCCCCCAAAGAGAAAGTCGATACCTCGGGTGTGAATCTCATCGACTCCGGAGCCTGTGGGGCATTCGTTCACGGGCTGGAGGATGAAATGTACg AAGTGCGCATCGCCGCTGTAGAAGCTCTCTGTTCGCTCGCCCAGTCGTCACCCAGCTTCGCAGAAAAGTGTCTGGACTTCCTGGTGGACATGTTTAATGATGAAATCGAGGAGGTGCGACTGCAGTCCATCCATGCGCTGCGGCAGATCTCCACTCACATCACCCTCAGAGAAGACCAGCTGGACACTGTGCTCGCGGTACTGGAG GACAAATCTCGAGACATTCGCGAGGCTCTGCACGAGTTGCTCTGCTACACTAACGCCTCCACCAAGGATTGCATTCAGCTGGCTCTGCTGGAGCTCCTGAAGAACCTCAGCAAGTACCCGACCGACCGCAACTCAGTCTGGAA ATGTCTGAAGTTCCTCGGTGCTcgacacccaacactggtgttGCCCATCGTCCCGGAACTTTTGAGCACTCACCCGTATTTTGACACCCCTGAACCAGACATGGACGACCCTGCCT ACATCGCTGTATTAGTGCTGGTCTTCAATGCAGCCAAATCCTGTCCCACAATGCCTGCGCTGTTCTCAGATCACACGTTCTGTCACTACGCCTACCTTCGTGACAGCCTGTCCCACCTGGTGCCACATCTCCGG CTGCCGGGCAGAAAGCAGACGGCTGGTTCGGAGGCATCAGGTGTGGCTTCAGGCAGTCTGGAGTCTGCACGGACCTTCCTGCAAGACAGCATCGTTCGTGTCAGCGCCCTTCAGAATCTGGAGTCTCCTGGAGCTCAGGATCTGCTAGAGTTCACGATCAG AGATCTGCAGCGTCTGGGCGAGCTACAGACTGAGTTGGCTGGATCCGCAGATTTCTGTGCCACGTATCTCCGCTGCCAATTGCTGCTCACCAAG GCTCTCCAGGAGAAGCTATGGACGATGGCCGTGCCTCTGTGTCTCAAACAGAATGCTAAAGTCTCCACGGCTGCCCGGCAG atCCTGGACGAGACGTATAAACTGGAGTTCTTGTACAGCGGATTGGAGACGCAACAGATCGCCACGATCCACAACGTTCGTCTGCAGGCGAAAGCGTTACAGCTCATCCTCGCCGCCCGATCCAAACGAGG GGTTGATCGTGTTCTTGGTGTTTGTGAGAAATTCTTACAAGATGTGGAGTCGTTTCAGAG GCTGTTCGTGATGGAATTGCCACATTTCCAGGACAGTTTTGTGGAGAAACTCTTGGAGTTGATGCCCAGACTGGTGGCCTGTAAACCTGCTGATCTTGTTAAAATCCTCCAGACCACCCTGCGCCAAAGCAGATTCATTCATCTCAAACTACCCAAGCAG aTCCACAGGGCATCGGCAACGATTATTGAGCCAACGGGAGAATCGGACAATCCTTTAAGATTCACCTCTGGTCTGGTGGTGGCGTTAGATGTCGATGCTACTCTTGAACACGTGCAGGATCCACAGACAACAGTCAAAGTGCAG GTTCTGTATCCGGATGGACTGTCTCATATAATCCACCCCAAACCTGGAGATTTCAGAACCCCAGGACCTGGACGCGTGCGACTGGTCACACAGGTTTATCTCTCTCATTCTGCCTGGACAG AGCCATGTCAGATTGAGGTCCGATTGCTTCTGGCCTACAGCTCCAGCAGTAAGCTTTCTGCATCTAAACCTGCGTGGAACGACAGCATGGATGGGCTCCCCACCAGCGAGAGCTCCATCGAGGGCACAATCCACCTCAGCAAACCTGTCAAAGTCTTTATCATGCCAAAACCATCTCGCCGCTAA
- the ints4 gene encoding integrator complex subunit 4 isoform X2, producing MAAHLKKRVYEEFSKVVVQVSLEEVPAKKLRLTKPSKSAALHLDLCKASSPTDALQHLLSFARKPVEAESVEGVARILLEHYYKESDNSVRLKIASLLGLLSKTQGFSPDCIVDDAVNVLNNEKSHQVLAQLLDTLLIIGTQLPDKTAVIQRLIDVACKHLSGTYFGVRNKCLQLLGCLGTVDKPLNKETDPGPAGQTALIRDVQSVISDYFQDQDPRVRTAAIKAMLQLHERGMKIQQNIYNQACKLLNDDYEQVRSAAVQMVWVLSQLYPESIVPIPSSNEEIRLIDDSFGKICHMVSDGSWVVRVQAAKLLGSMHQVSPHFLEQTLDKKLMSDLRRKRTAHERAKELYASGEFSSGRRWADDAPKEKVDTSGVNLIDSGACGAFVHGLEDEMYEVRIAAVEALCSLAQSSPSFAEKCLDFLVDMFNDEIEEVRLQSIHALRQISTHITLREDQLDTVLAVLEDKSRDIREALHELLCYTNASTKDCIQLALLELLKNLSKYPTDRNSVWKCLKFLGARHPTLVLPIVPELLSTHPYFDTPEPDMDDPAYIAVLVLVFNAAKSCPTMPALFSDHTFCHYAYLRDSLSHLVPHLRLPGRKQTAGSEASGVASGSLESARTFLQDSIVRVSALQNLESPGAQDLLEFTIRDLQRLGELQTELAGSADFCATYLRCQLLLTKALQEKLWTMAVPLCLKQNAKVSTAARQILDETYKLEFLYSGLETQQIATIHNVRLQAKALQLILAARSKRGVDRVLGVCEKFLQDVESFQRLFVMELPHFQDSFVEKLLELMPRLVACKPADLVKILQTTLRQSRFIHLKLPKQIHRASATIIEPTGESDNPLRFTSGLVVALDVDATLEHVQDPQTTVKVQVLYPDGLSHIIHPKPGDFRTPGPGRVRLVTQVYLSHSAWTEPCQIEVRLLLAYSSSSKLSASKPAWNDSMDGLPTSESSIEGTIHLSKPVKVFIMPKPSRR from the exons ATGGCAGCTCATCTTAAGAAACGCGTTTACGAGGAGTTTTCTAAAGTAGTCGTACAG GTGTCTCTTGAAGAGGTACCTGCGAAGAAGCTTCGGCTGACCAAACCCAGTAAATCAGCAGCTCTTCATTTGGACCTGTGTAAAGCCAGCAGCCCCACAGACGCCCTGCAGCATCTCCTTAGTTTCGCACGCAAGCCGGTGGAGGCCGAGAGCGTGGAGGGGGTGGCGCGCATACTGCTGGAGCATTATTACAAG GAGTCTGATAATTCTGTCAGGTTGAAGATTGCTTCTCTGCTGGGATTACTGTCAAAGACACAGGGCTTCTCTCCAGACTGCATAGTAGACGATGCTGTCAACGTTCTCAACAATGAAA AGTCTCATCAGGTGTTGGCTCAGCTGTTGGACACTCTGCTGATCATTGGTACTCAACTCCCAGACAAAACTGCAGTTATTCAGAGACTTATTGATGTAGCGTGCAAG CATCTGTCCGGCACGTATTTTGGGGTGAGGAACAAGTGTCTGCAGCTCTTGGGTTGTCTAGGAACGGTAGATAAACCTCTCAATAAAGAGACTGATCCAGGACCAGCAGGACAGACGGCACTCATACGAGATGTGCAAAGTGTCATCAGCGACTACTTTCAGGACCAGGACCCTCGCGTCCGCACTGCTGCCATTAAAGCAATG CTGCAGCTACATGAAAGAGGAATGAAAATTCAACAGAATATTTACAACCAG GCCTGTAAGCTCTTGAATGATGATTATGAGCAGGTTCGCTCAGCAGCAGTGCAGATGGTTTGGGTTCTGAGTCAGCTTTACCCTGAAAG TATTGTTCCCATACCCTCGTCCAATGAGGAGATCCGACTTATAGACGACTCATTTGGGAAGATCTGTCACATGGTCAGCGATGGCTCGTGGGTTGTCAGAGTGCAAGCTGCTAAACTGCTG GGCTCTATGCACCAAGTCAGTCCTCATTTCCTGGAGCAGACTTTAGACAAGAAACTGATGTCAGATCTGAGG AGAAAGCGCACGGCTCACGAGCGAGCTAAAGAGCTGTACGCTTCTGGAGAGTTCTCGTCTGGACGCCGCTGGGCCGATGATGCCCCCAAAGAGAAAGTCGATACCTCGGGTGTGAATCTCATCGACTCCGGAGCCTGTGGGGCATTCGTTCACGGGCTGGAGGATGAAATGTACg AAGTGCGCATCGCCGCTGTAGAAGCTCTCTGTTCGCTCGCCCAGTCGTCACCCAGCTTCGCAGAAAAGTGTCTGGACTTCCTGGTGGACATGTTTAATGATGAAATCGAGGAGGTGCGACTGCAGTCCATCCATGCGCTGCGGCAGATCTCCACTCACATCACCCTCAGAGAAGACCAGCTGGACACTGTGCTCGCGGTACTGGAG GACAAATCTCGAGACATTCGCGAGGCTCTGCACGAGTTGCTCTGCTACACTAACGCCTCCACCAAGGATTGCATTCAGCTGGCTCTGCTGGAGCTCCTGAAGAACCTCAGCAAGTACCCGACCGACCGCAACTCAGTCTGGAA ATGTCTGAAGTTCCTCGGTGCTcgacacccaacactggtgttGCCCATCGTCCCGGAACTTTTGAGCACTCACCCGTATTTTGACACCCCTGAACCAGACATGGACGACCCTGCCT ACATCGCTGTATTAGTGCTGGTCTTCAATGCAGCCAAATCCTGTCCCACAATGCCTGCGCTGTTCTCAGATCACACGTTCTGTCACTACGCCTACCTTCGTGACAGCCTGTCCCACCTGGTGCCACATCTCCGG CTGCCGGGCAGAAAGCAGACGGCTGGTTCGGAGGCATCAGGTGTGGCTTCAGGCAGTCTGGAGTCTGCACGGACCTTCCTGCAAGACAGCATCGTTCGTGTCAGCGCCCTTCAGAATCTGGAGTCTCCTGGAGCTCAGGATCTGCTAGAGTTCACGATCAG AGATCTGCAGCGTCTGGGCGAGCTACAGACTGAGTTGGCTGGATCCGCAGATTTCTGTGCCACGTATCTCCGCTGCCAATTGCTGCTCACCAAG GCTCTCCAGGAGAAGCTATGGACGATGGCCGTGCCTCTGTGTCTCAAACAGAATGCTAAAGTCTCCACGGCTGCCCGGCAG atCCTGGACGAGACGTATAAACTGGAGTTCTTGTACAGCGGATTGGAGACGCAACAGATCGCCACGATCCACAACGTTCGTCTGCAGGCGAAAGCGTTACAGCTCATCCTCGCCGCCCGATCCAAACGAGG GGTTGATCGTGTTCTTGGTGTTTGTGAGAAATTCTTACAAGATGTGGAGTCGTTTCAGAG GCTGTTCGTGATGGAATTGCCACATTTCCAGGACAGTTTTGTGGAGAAACTCTTGGAGTTGATGCCCAGACTGGTGGCCTGTAAACCTGCTGATCTTGTTAAAATCCTCCAGACCACCCTGCGCCAAAGCAGATTCATTCATCTCAAACTACCCAAGCAG aTCCACAGGGCATCGGCAACGATTATTGAGCCAACGGGAGAATCGGACAATCCTTTAAGATTCACCTCTGGTCTGGTGGTGGCGTTAGATGTCGATGCTACTCTTGAACACGTGCAGGATCCACAGACAACAGTCAAAGTGCAG GTTCTGTATCCGGATGGACTGTCTCATATAATCCACCCCAAACCTGGAGATTTCAGAACCCCAGGACCTGGACGCGTGCGACTGGTCACACAGGTTTATCTCTCTCATTCTGCCTGGACAG AGCCATGTCAGATTGAGGTCCGATTGCTTCTGGCCTACAGCTCCAGCAGTAAGCTTTCTGCATCTAAACCTGCGTGGAACGACAGCATGGATGGGCTCCCCACCAGCGAGAGCTCCATCGAGGGCACAATCCACCTCAGCAAACCTGTCAAAGTCTTTATCATGCCAAAACCATCTCGCCGCTAA
- the kctd14 gene encoding BTB/POZ domain-containing protein KCTD14 → MSLPDCKSTGKQSTSPVKAKSQVVQLNIGGHVFSTTLATIRKFPDSTLADLFNGSSNARMDSEGRYFIDRDGTHFGYILAYLRTENLPTQHLQEVHQDALYYNIKLLVKAIEETPQFFGEKVGRQQFLNRVPNYRENLEVILKVARAEAIASRYSTIIVCVVKTDDDLARYKDAIDSLGALKESVVTFGPWKAPASGVDLLDCIKLDIEAKGYNVKIHPHSKAFLFKSNDFFYKLTFTWW, encoded by the exons atgagCTTACCAGACTGTAAATCAACTGGAAAACAGTCCACATCTCCTGTTAAGGCG AAATCTCAGGTTGTACAGCTCAATATTGGGGGTCATGTCTTCAGCACAACTCTTGCGACCATTCGTAAGTTCCCAGACTCCACACTGGCAGACCTGTTTAATGGGTCATCCAACGCTCGGATGGATTCAGAGGGTCGTTACTTCATCGATCGTGACGGGACTCACTTTGGGTATATCCTCGCGTACCTCAGAACGGAGAACCTTCCTACCCAACACTTACAGGAAGTGCATCAAGATGCATTGTACTACAACATCAAACTTCTTGTCAAAGCCATCGAGGAGACACCGCAGTTTTTCGGCGAGAAGGTGGGAAGACAGCAGTTCTTGAACCGTGTGCCCAATTACCGTGAAAACCTAGAGGTGATTCTAAAAGTAGCCAGAGCAGAAGCCATCGCCTCACGATACTCCACAataattgtgtgtgttgtcaaGACCGACGATGATTTGGCCAGATACAAAGATGCTATTGACAGTCTCGGCGCCCTAAAAGAATCTGTGGTGACCTTCGGTCCGTGGAAAGCTCCAGCTTCAGGGGTGGACCTGTTAGATTGCATTAAATTGGACATAGAAGCCAAAGGATATAACGTTAAAATCCACCCTCACAGCAAAGCGTTTCTCTTCAAGAGCAACGACTTCTTCTATAAACTGACTTTCACATGGTGGTGA
- the rps3 gene encoding 40S ribosomal protein S3 — protein sequence MTTSGHTEVILCDKSCSAFLFIPFLSAASVKMAVQISKKRKFVSDGVFKAELNEFLTRELAEDGYSGVEVRVTPTRTEIIILATRTQNVLGEKGRRIRELTAVVQKRFGFPEGSVELYAEKVATRGLCAIAQAESLRYKLLGGLAVRRACYGVLRFIMESGARGCEVVVSGKLRGQRAKSMKFVDGLMIHSGDPVNYYVDTAVRHVLLRQGVLGIKVKIMLPWDPSGKIGPKKPLPDHVSIVEPKDEVLPTTPISEQKGAKPEVPVMPQGTPVPTA from the exons ATGACCACATCAGGTCATACGGAAGTAATTCTTTGCGATAAATCTTGTTCCGCTTTTCTGTTCATTCCTTTCCTGTCTGCGGCCTCCGTCAAGATGGCGGTCCAAATCTCTAAGAAGAGAAAG tttGTATCAGACGGAGTCTTCAAAGCCGAGCTGAATGAGTTCCTGACCCGAGAGCTGGCTGAGGACGGATACTCCGGCGTGGAGGTTCGTGTCACACCAACAAGAACAGAGATCATCATCCTAGCTACCAG AACTCAGAATGTCCTGGGAGAGAAAGGCCGCCGTATTCGTGAACTTACTGCTGTGGTTCAGAAGCGTTTCGGCTTCCCCGAAGGAAGTGTTGAG CTCTATGCTGAGAAGGTCGCCACCCGTGGTCTGTGTGCCATCGCTCAGGCAGAGTCACTGCGCTACAAGCTGCTCGGCGGTCTGGCTGTCCGTAG GGCCTGCTATGGTGTGCTGCGTTTCATCATGGAGAGCGGAGCCAGGGGTTGTGAAGTTGTTGTCTCTGGTAAGCTGAGAGGTCAGAGAGCCAAGTCCATGAAGTTTGTGGATGGCCTGATGATCCACAGCGGAGACCCTGTTAACTACTACGTTGATACGGCTGTCCGTCACGTTCTGCTTAGACAGG GTGTGCTTGGAATCAAGGTGAAAATCATGCTGCCCTGGGACCCCAGCGGTAAGATCGGTCCTAAGAAGCCCCTCCCTGACCACGTCAGCATTGTGGAGCCCAAAGACGAGGTTCTTCCCACCACCCCGATTTCTGAACAGAAGGGAGCCAAGCCTGAGGTTCCCGTGATGCCACAGGGAACTCCAGTGCCGACTGCATAA